Proteins co-encoded in one Streptomyces roseochromogenus subsp. oscitans DS 12.976 genomic window:
- a CDS encoding GMC family oxidoreductase N-terminal domain-containing protein, with product MPQDAYDYDVLIVGSGFGGSVSALRLTEKGYKVGVLEAGRRFTRASLPKNSWDLKNYLWAPRLGMYGIQRIHLLGNVMVLAGAGVGGGSLNYANTLYVPPKAFFDDPQWREITDWQEELKPYYDQAQRMLGVRLNPTMTPSDVHLKAAAQRMGVGDTFHLAPVGVFFGDGKDADGTAKAQPGGQVADPYFGGAGPARNACTECGECMTGCRHGAKNTLNENYLYLAEKRGAVVHPMTTVVSVTDDSRGGYAVATLPTDQKKKGEGRLFTARRVVLAAGTYGTQSLLHRMKAGGQLPYLSARLGDLTRTNSEALVGAQTDNRRYRKATGEPQADFTRGVAITSSIHPDENTHIEPVRYGKGSNSMGGLSILQVPYAEGSSRALAWLANAARHPLLVLRSLSNRRWSERTIIGLVMQSLDNSLTTYLKPGGVGKGLLTARQGHGAPNPKQIRAATEAASALAAEINGFAGSNVGELMGTPLTAHFLGGCPIGDSAETGVIDPYHRLYGHPGISVVDGAAVSANLGVNPSLTITAQAERAMSFWPNKGEEDPRPAPGAAYERLKPVEPQAPAVPEEAFGALRLPFLGMPTVPPK from the coding sequence GTGCCGCAAGACGCCTACGACTACGACGTCCTGATCGTCGGCTCCGGTTTCGGCGGCTCAGTATCCGCCCTTCGCCTGACCGAAAAGGGCTACAAGGTCGGCGTACTGGAAGCCGGCCGCCGCTTCACTCGCGCATCGCTGCCCAAGAACTCCTGGGACCTCAAGAACTACCTCTGGGCCCCGAGACTCGGCATGTACGGAATCCAGCGCATCCATCTGCTGGGCAACGTGATGGTGCTGGCGGGCGCGGGCGTCGGCGGCGGCTCGCTCAACTACGCCAACACCCTCTACGTACCGCCGAAGGCCTTTTTCGACGACCCCCAGTGGCGGGAGATCACCGACTGGCAGGAGGAGTTGAAGCCGTACTACGACCAGGCCCAGCGCATGCTCGGCGTCCGGCTCAACCCGACGATGACCCCCTCCGACGTGCACCTGAAGGCGGCGGCGCAGCGGATGGGCGTCGGCGACACCTTCCATCTCGCCCCGGTCGGCGTGTTCTTCGGCGACGGCAAGGACGCGGACGGGACGGCGAAGGCACAGCCGGGCGGGCAGGTGGCGGACCCGTACTTCGGCGGGGCCGGTCCGGCCCGCAACGCCTGTACCGAGTGCGGGGAGTGCATGACCGGCTGCCGGCACGGCGCTAAGAACACCCTGAACGAGAACTACCTCTACCTCGCCGAGAAGCGGGGCGCGGTGGTCCACCCCATGACGACGGTCGTGTCCGTCACGGACGACTCACGGGGCGGGTACGCGGTGGCGACCCTGCCGACGGACCAGAAGAAGAAGGGCGAGGGCCGGCTCTTCACCGCCCGCAGGGTCGTCCTCGCGGCCGGCACCTACGGCACGCAGAGCCTGCTGCACCGCATGAAGGCCGGCGGCCAGCTGCCGTATCTCTCCGCCCGGCTCGGCGATCTGACCCGCACCAACTCCGAGGCACTGGTCGGCGCGCAGACCGACAACCGCCGCTACCGCAAGGCGACCGGCGAGCCGCAGGCCGACTTCACGCGCGGTGTCGCCATCACGTCCTCGATCCACCCCGACGAGAACACCCACATCGAGCCGGTCCGCTACGGCAAGGGCTCGAACTCCATGGGCGGCCTGTCGATCCTCCAGGTGCCCTACGCCGAGGGCTCCTCCCGGGCGCTGGCCTGGCTGGCGAACGCGGCCCGGCACCCGCTGCTGGTCCTGCGTTCCCTCTCCAACCGGCGCTGGTCCGAGCGGACCATCATCGGCCTGGTCATGCAGTCGCTGGACAACTCCCTGACGACGTACCTGAAGCCCGGCGGCGTCGGCAAGGGCCTGCTGACCGCCCGCCAGGGCCACGGCGCCCCCAACCCCAAGCAGATCAGGGCCGCCACGGAGGCCGCCTCCGCGCTCGCCGCCGAGATCAACGGTTTCGCCGGCAGCAACGTCGGCGAGCTGATGGGCACCCCGCTGACCGCGCATTTCCTCGGCGGCTGCCCCATCGGCGACTCCGCGGAGACGGGAGTGATCGACCCGTACCACCGCCTCTACGGCCACCCCGGCATCTCGGTCGTGGACGGCGCCGCGGTCTCGGCGAACCTGGGTGTGAACCCCTCGCTGACGATCACCGCGCAGGCCGAGCGCGCGATGTCCTTCTGGCCGAACAAGGGCGAGGAGGATCCGCGTCCGGCGCCGGGTGCGGCGTACGAGCGGCTGAAGCCGGTGGAGCCGCAGGCTCCGGCGGTCCCGGAGGAGGCGTTCGGCGCCCTGCGCCTGCCGTTCCTGGGGATGCCGACGGTACCGCCGAAGTAG
- a CDS encoding succinic semialdehyde dehydrogenase yields the protein MTDTQAPDSTGTNPLAPAPEGARTAADVVTPELVAQLTKGVVGSGRTANHTPFTGEKLADLPESTPEDVLQAFESARTAQAVWERTPVRQRAAVLLRFHDLVLERQAEVLDLIQLETGKARLHAHEEVQAVAVAARHYGRKAPAYLRPKRHTGAVPTLTKVTELRHPRGVVGQIAPWNYPLELSVGDALPAFVAGNAVVMKPDTETCLTALWARDLLIEAGLPEGVFQVVLGEGPVVGPEVVKHADYVSFTGSTRTGREVAQGAAARLVGVSLELGGKNAMLVLDDADIEKAAAGAVRACFSSAGQLCISIERLYVHESVADAFLERFAARTRAMRLGNSLAYGADMGSLVGERQLKTVERHVEEAVTKGAKLITGGVARPDIGPYFFEPTILDGVEDSMAVCEEETFGPVVSIYRFSSEDEAVERANATPYGLNSSVWTKNARRGREVAARLRTGTVNVNEGYAPAYGSVQSPMGGMKDSGLGRRHGSEGILKYTEAQTVAQQRLLPMAPSLGMDDEGYARFMSTSLRLMKAFRFR from the coding sequence ATGACGGACACGCAGGCCCCGGACAGCACCGGCACCAACCCCCTCGCGCCCGCACCCGAAGGCGCCCGCACCGCCGCCGACGTGGTCACCCCGGAACTGGTGGCCCAGCTCACCAAGGGTGTCGTCGGCTCCGGCCGTACGGCCAACCACACCCCGTTCACCGGCGAGAAGCTGGCCGACCTGCCCGAGTCCACGCCCGAGGACGTGCTTCAGGCCTTCGAGTCCGCCCGCACCGCACAGGCCGTGTGGGAGAGGACCCCGGTACGGCAGCGGGCCGCGGTCCTGCTCCGCTTCCACGACCTGGTGCTGGAACGCCAGGCCGAGGTGCTCGACCTCATCCAGCTGGAGACCGGCAAGGCCCGTCTGCACGCGCACGAGGAGGTGCAGGCCGTCGCCGTCGCGGCCCGCCACTACGGCCGCAAGGCCCCCGCCTATCTGCGGCCCAAGCGGCACACCGGCGCCGTCCCCACGCTCACGAAGGTCACCGAACTCCGCCACCCGCGCGGGGTGGTGGGCCAGATCGCCCCCTGGAACTACCCCCTTGAACTGTCCGTCGGCGACGCGCTGCCCGCCTTCGTCGCCGGCAACGCGGTCGTGATGAAGCCGGACACCGAGACCTGCCTCACCGCACTCTGGGCGCGCGACCTGCTGATCGAGGCCGGCCTGCCCGAGGGCGTCTTCCAGGTCGTGCTCGGCGAGGGCCCGGTCGTCGGCCCCGAGGTCGTCAAGCACGCCGACTACGTCTCCTTCACCGGCTCCACCCGCACAGGGCGCGAGGTCGCGCAAGGTGCGGCGGCCCGCCTGGTCGGCGTCTCCCTCGAACTCGGCGGCAAGAACGCCATGCTGGTGCTGGACGACGCCGACATCGAGAAGGCCGCCGCCGGTGCCGTACGCGCCTGCTTCTCCTCGGCCGGACAGCTCTGCATCTCCATCGAGCGGCTGTACGTCCACGAGTCGGTCGCCGACGCCTTCCTGGAGCGCTTCGCCGCCCGTACGAGGGCCATGCGGCTCGGCAACTCCCTCGCCTACGGTGCCGACATGGGCTCGCTGGTCGGCGAACGCCAGCTGAAGACCGTCGAACGGCATGTCGAGGAGGCCGTGACGAAGGGCGCGAAGCTGATCACGGGCGGGGTCGCCCGTCCGGACATCGGCCCGTACTTCTTCGAGCCGACCATCCTCGACGGCGTCGAGGACTCCATGGCCGTGTGCGAGGAGGAGACCTTCGGCCCGGTCGTGTCGATCTACCGCTTCTCCTCCGAGGACGAGGCGGTCGAGCGCGCCAACGCCACGCCGTACGGCCTCAACTCCTCGGTCTGGACGAAGAACGCCCGGCGCGGCCGCGAGGTCGCCGCCCGCCTGCGCACCGGCACGGTCAACGTCAACGAGGGCTACGCACCCGCCTACGGCAGCGTCCAGTCCCCGATGGGCGGCATGAAGGACTCCGGCCTCGGCCGCCGCCACGGCTCCGAGGGCATCCTCAAGTACACGGAGGCCCAGACGGTGGCCCAGCAGCGACTGCTGCCGATGGCGCCGTCGCTGGGGATGGACGACGAGGGGTACGCCCGCTTCATGAGCACGAGTCTCCGCCTGATGAAGGCATTCCGGTTCCGCTAG
- a CDS encoding serine/threonine-protein kinase translates to MSGDGEHPPDARLIGGRYRLAGRLGSGPTGTVWRARDEQAPGREVAVKEPLLPGDPVGDEDSGRIARRLYREARAAARVRHPFAVAVYDVVAEGQVPWIVMELVEGESLREVLRRGPLPLAEAARIGLAVLGALRAAHAVGIVHRDVKPANVLLESGTGRVVVTDFGTGDGHPGDAPAGFVAPERTVPGAGPASDLWSLGALLRTALGDTDPGPLGPLLDRLHAADPEARPDAEEVTAALETYLGVRLVPDLDAAPEPETAPEPETTSELETPAGPETTSEPASGSAPAPGSPPDTRRRTPRTALGLLLAKKAGLG, encoded by the coding sequence ATGAGTGGAGACGGCGAACACCCGCCCGACGCACGTCTGATCGGCGGCCGCTACCGGCTCGCCGGGCGCCTGGGGTCCGGGCCCACCGGGACCGTCTGGCGGGCCCGGGACGAACAGGCGCCGGGCCGCGAGGTCGCCGTCAAGGAGCCGTTGCTGCCCGGCGATCCGGTCGGCGACGAGGACAGCGGCCGGATCGCCCGCCGGCTCTACCGGGAGGCCCGCGCCGCGGCCCGGGTGCGCCATCCCTTCGCCGTCGCGGTGTACGACGTCGTCGCCGAGGGTCAAGTCCCTTGGATCGTCATGGAGTTGGTGGAGGGCGAGTCGCTGCGGGAGGTCCTGCGGCGCGGCCCCCTGCCGCTCGCCGAGGCCGCCCGGATCGGGCTCGCCGTCCTCGGTGCGCTGCGCGCCGCCCACGCCGTCGGCATCGTGCACCGGGACGTGAAGCCGGCCAACGTGCTGCTGGAGTCCGGCACCGGGCGGGTGGTCGTCACCGACTTCGGGACTGGTGACGGACATCCGGGGGACGCGCCCGCCGGTTTCGTCGCCCCCGAGCGCACGGTCCCCGGCGCCGGCCCCGCTTCCGACCTCTGGTCCCTGGGCGCCTTGCTCCGCACTGCCCTGGGGGACACGGACCCCGGCCCGCTGGGCCCCCTCCTGGACCGCCTGCACGCCGCCGACCCCGAGGCCCGCCCCGACGCGGAGGAGGTCACGGCGGCACTGGAGACGTACCTGGGCGTCAGGCTCGTACCGGACCTGGACGCGGCCCCGGAGCCGGAAACCGCACCGGAACCGGAAACCACGTCGGAGCTGGAAACCCCGGCGGGTCCGGAAACCACGTCAGAGCCTGCTTCCGGATCCGCACCCGCCCCCGGATCCCCGCCCGACACCCGTCGCCGCACCCCGCGCACCGCGCTCGGCCTGCTCCTGGCGAAAAAAGCCGGACTCGGATGA